A genomic stretch from Hemibagrus wyckioides isolate EC202008001 linkage group LG02, SWU_Hwy_1.0, whole genome shotgun sequence includes:
- the tlr1 gene encoding toll-like receptor 1, translating to MICATASHHHLFSKTIHQTDSSQIILPLMKVQGLPSWLSVVVLLVSLQTSISLDMDTLIFDYSSRNLSAVPPDLPPSTQSLDLSQNQIWTLKKYSFHGTPRLHFLNLSWNILKDIHPDTFISTPLLATLDLSHNSLKMLSHQQYLLQAQNLQYLDMSSNLFAVMALGGEFRNLTKLQWLGLSASIIQNSSFANISDLHLQTLLIQAEKLILYEKGSITGAKADKIVVQMPNNSFNLPVIVDALTTFREVELRGLHNPEDIFRTLKSHRVHIQTVDLHLSSVYTTWKVVTSFISGALMLSIRQISVSNLILHNMEGHFYVPLGYSFDSFTIRQASVTVFLFDQQIFYDYIINIPTRNLTFAQTPIVHMTCPHAVSMIQVLDLSDCVLTEKVFKDSQGECKTLINLEKLVLKGNNLRMLMPLTSRVQLMSSLRYVDLSQNSLTYKETQGRCTWPSKITHLDLSFNELDQTVFKCLPNDLVNLNLQNNHISAITLNISGLNSLKVLDLTANRLLDLPDCLGYPKLQKLMLRGNFLHAPSTETLKTCSHLTVVDISMNPYICTCPLRAFTNLIDDKGTLAGSNSSNNQRITMAHWPDEYQCSYPEYWKKTILKKVRLLEITCNAGLLAAAILVPAIILAIAFGILCHQLDFPWYISMIWKWTRAKRRARSSQQRAEDLQGVCFHAFISYSQRNASWVIGQLLPKLEGEDSSSQNRLRVCHHERDFIPGRPILDNILRCIEQSRCCVFVLSSHFVQSEWCHYELYFASHQRITRGTDNIILILLEPLPTYLIPNKYYQLKAMLARRTYLEWPQDKAKQRMFWANLRAALEADLPESVEGQRE from the exons ATGATATGCGCTACTGCTAGTCATCATCACCTCTTCAGCAAAACAATCCACCAAACCGATTCGTCTCAG ATAATACTTCCACTAATGAAGGTTCAAGGGCTCCCCTCCTGGTTGTCAGTGGTGGTCCTCCTGGTGTCTTTGCAAACTTCAATCTCACTGGACATGGATACATTAATTTTTGACTACTCTTCCAGAAACCTTTCTGCTGTCCCACCTGACCTCCCACCATCTACTCAAAGCCTAGATCTTTCTCAAAATCAAATTTGGACACTGAAGAAATATAGCTTCCATGGAACCCCCAGGCTCCACTTTCTCAATCTCTCCTGGAACATTCTGAAAGATATTCATCCAGACACATTTATTTCCACTCCCCTTCTGGCAACACTGGATCTGTCCCACAACAGTCTGAAAATGCTGTCCCACCAACAGTACCTGCTTCAAGCACAAAACCTACAGTACTTGGACATGTCCTCCAACTTGTTTGCAGTTATGGCACTGGGGGGTGAGTTTCGCAACCTTACGAAACTTCAGTGGCTTGGTTTGAGTGCCAGCATCATTCAGAACAGCAGCTTTGCTAACATCTCTGACCTCCATCTCCAAACTCTTCTCATTCAGGCTGAAAAATTGATTTTGTATGAAAAAGGAAGCATCACTGGTGCAAAGGCTGACAAAATTGTTGTCCAAATGCCCAATAATTCATTTAATCTCCCAGTAATTGTTGATGCATTGACAACCTTCAGAGAAGTAGAGCTGAGGGGGTTACACAATCCTGAGGACATCTTCAGAACACTCAAGTCACACCGAGTACACATTCAAACGGttgatttacatttatcttctgTTTACACTACCTGGAAGGTAGTAACATCCTTTATCAGCGGGGCCTTAATGTTATCTATCCGGCAGATTAGTGTGTCTAATCTTATTCTTCACAATATGGAAGGACATTTTTATGTGCCCCTAGGCTACTCTTTTGATTCCTTCACTATTAGACAGGCATCAGTGACTGTGTTCCTTTTTGATCAGCAGATTTTTTATGACTACATCATCAATATACCTACAAGAAACCTAACATTTGCCCAAACACCAATAGTCCATATGACCTGCCCACATGCTGTCAGCATGATACAGGTGCTTGATTTATCTGACTGTGTCCTAACTGAAAAAGTCTTCAAAGATTCCCAAGGGGAATGTAAAACTTTGATCAATCTGGAGAAACTGGTGTTGAAGGGCAATAACCTTAGAATGTTGATGCCACTGACTTCAAGAGTTCAGCTAATGAGCTCTTTAAGATACGTAGACTTAAGCCAGAATTCCCTGACTTATAAGGAAACTCAGGGTAGATGCACTTGGCCATCTAAAATCACCCACCTGGATTTATCTTTTAATGAGCTTGACCAGACAGTGTTTAAGTGCTTGCCAAATGATCTAGTCAATCTCAACCTCCAGAACAACCACATAAGTGCAATCACGTTAAATATTTCTGGCCTGAACTCTCTCAAAGTTCTAGATCTTACCGCGAATCGACTATTGGATCTTCCCGACTGCCTGGGTTATCCAAAACTGCAGAAACTAATGCTACGCGGGAACTTCCTGCATGCACCATCAACGGAGACTCTCAAGACCTGTTCACACCTAACTGTAGTGGATATCAGCATGAATCCCTACATCTGTACCTGTCCTTTGCGAGCATTCACCAACCTTATTGATGACAAGGGTACACTGGCTGGCTCAAATTCTTCGAATAATCAAAGAATTACCATGGCTCACTGGCCAGATGAGTATCAATGTAGTTACCCAGAATACTGGAAAAAAACTATTCTTAAAAAGGTCAGGCTGCTGGAGATCACCTGCAATGCTGGCCTACTCGCAGCAGCCATTTTGGTCCCAGCCATAATTCTGGCCATTGCTTTTGGAATTCTCTGCCATCAACTAGATTTTCCTTGGTATATAAGCATGATTTGGAAATGGACCCGTGCAAAGCGTCGTGCCCGAAGTTCCCAGCAACGAGCAGAAGATCTTCAGGGAGTATGCTTCCATGCTTTCATCTCCTACAGCCAAAGAAATGCCAGCTGGGTCATAGGTCAACTTTTGCCCAAACTTGAAGGCGAGGATTCTTCGTCCCAAAATAGACTGAGAGTGTGTCACCATGAGCGAGACTTCATCCCGGGAAGACCGATCTTAGACAACATCCTCCGCTGCATAGAACAAAGTAGATGCTGCGTCTTCGTCCTGTCCTCTCACTTTGTCCAGAGTGAGTGGTGCCACTATGAGCTGTACTTTGCTAGCCACCAGCGGATAACTCGAGGTACGGACAATATCATCCTCATTCTGCTAGAGCCATTGCCTACATATCTTATACCTAATAAGTATTACCAGCTAAAGGCAATGCTGGCCAGGCGCACTTACTTAGAGTGGCCCCAGGACAAGGCCAAACAGAGAATGTTTTGGGCAAACCTGCGGGCGGCTCTGGAAGCTGATCTACCAGAATCTGTTGAGGGACAACGTGAATGA
- the ints10 gene encoding integrator complex subunit 10 isoform X1 produces the protein MSAQGDCDFLVKRARELVPKDPWAAKAWLITARTLYPADFNIQYEMYMIERNAERTSSAGRLLYDIFINFPEQPVVWREITVITAALRNDSQDKHALFLKGVFETLPGPVQCQMLLKATEQCFNTLEKAEMHLLLLKRFPESVVQHGVSLGESLLEAENMQDLDTPVNCYRKLFVCDVLPLIINNMDMRLPASLLHKYMHKAAEFYIGYVTRGPCADAQLPGPQEGGGLKSPGKGRGQRGVIDGLTEKSSLVAEPWERLLEIVGSVGLRCEWQGEKGTRTYSELLQRVKELCRYLPGLEGENFSRCCAQIVTCSTLVLFRSAHFYISTVQPSLFQGHNSLGSTPWVLVEDLSSVFHDIEPERLSGKHAHKKRKLADGREKTMSSDDEDALGKGRGRHILVSKTEMPAWTETLEHFRTARESWDLLHSHETLESEFNKICAAWKTESWLWFRIFLTDMIIYQGQYRKALSSLVQLSSLQPQQSQNTHTSASNLETHRALIQQASCHYALGEYRLACEKLLEVVSGLVPQTQEATKPSEEQTRGRNKAKKGNDLRLVPCTSKDILPFCLQLMLACFKLRAFTDGSRDDLSLGHVIVLLQHDWPQGETLFLKAVDKICDQGSFQYENFFNYVTNIDMLEEFAYLRTTEGGRVQLELLPNQGMLIKNPSPALGVELNTLLLPGAQKADRHHTVTRGITKGVKEDFRLAMERQVSRCGENLLAVLHRFCINEKIILIQSLP, from the exons ATGTCGGCACAGGGGGATTGTGATTTCTTGGTGAAACGCGCGCGCGAGCTCGTGCCCAAAGACCCGTGGGCTGCTAAAGCTTGGCTGATCACCGCGCGCACTCTCTATCCGGCTGACTTCAACATACAG TATGAGATGTACATGATTGAGCGCAACGCAGAGAGGACCTCTTCAGCTGGCAGACTGCTCTATGACAT ATTTATTAATTTCCCGGAGCAGCCGGTGGTGTGGCGCGAGATCACCGTAATCACAGCAGCGTTGAGGAACGACAGTCAGGACAAGCATGCACTGTTCCTcaaag gtgtgtttGAGACTCTCCCAGGCCCTGTGCAGTGTCAGATGCTTTTGAAGGCCACTGAACAGTGTTTTAACACTCTGGAGAAAGCAGAGATGCACCTGCTGTTGCTGAAGAGATTCCCAGAGTCTGTGGTACAGCACGGG GTGAGTTTAGGAGAGTCGCTGCTGGAAGCAGAGAACATGCAGGACCTGGACACTCCAGTCAACTGTTACAGGAAACTGTTTG TATGCGACGTCCTGCCGTTGATCATCAATAATATGGACATGCGGCTACCCGCCAGTCTGTTGCACAAGTACATGCACAAAGCGGCCGAGTTTTACATCGGCTACGTGACACGAGGACCCTGCGCAGATGCACAGTTACCGG gaCCTCAGGAAGGGGGAGGGCTTAAGTCTCCCGGAAAGGGGCGGGGCCAGCGGGGCGTGATTGATGGCTTGACGGAGAAGTCATCGTTGGTGGCGGAGCCGTGGGAGAGGCTCCTGGAGATTGTTGGGTCGGTGGGGCTGAGGTGTGAGTGGCAGGGAGAGAAGGGCACCAG gacatACTCAGAGCTACTGCAGCGGGTGAAAGAGCTGTGCCGCTATTTGCCTGGTCTGGAGGGTGAGAATTTCTCTCGTTGCTGCGCCCAAATCGTCACCTGTTCCACGCTAGTGCTCTTCCGCAGTGCACacttctacatctctacagtgcagccctctctctttcagg GTCATAACTCACTGGGCTCGACTCCATGGGTTCTGGTGGAGGACCTTTCGAGTGTGTTTCACGACATCGAGCCTGAGAGACTGAGCGGCAAACACGCGCACAAAAAACGCAAACTCGCAGACGGGCGTGAGAAAACCATG agttcTGATGACGAGGACGCTCTGGGGAAGGGACGAGGAAGACACATTTTGGTCAGTAAGACTGAAATGCCAGCCTGGACCGAGACACTAGAGCATTTCAGAACAGCTAGAGAGAGCTGGGATCTCTTACACTCGCACGAGACTCTGGAATCAG agTTCAACAAGATCTGTGCAGCATGGAAGACCGAAAGCTGGCTTTGGTTCCGGATATTTCTCACCGATATGATCATATATCAG gGTCAGTACAGAAAAGCTCTGTCCAGTTTAGTGCAGCTGTCGTCTCTTCAGCCCCAGCAgagccagaacacacacacgtcagccTCCAACCTGGAGACACACCGAGCCTTAATCCAGCAAGCATCCTGTCACTACGCACTTGGGGAGTACcgg CTGGCCTGTGAGAAGCTGTTGGAGGTTGTAAGTGGTCTGGTGCCTCAAACCCAGGAAGCAACCAAGCCCAGCGAGGAGCAGACCCGAGGAAGAAACAAAGCTAAGAAAG GCAATGACTTGAGGCTCGTTCCCTGCACTAGCAAAGACATTTTGCCCTTTTGCCTGCAGTTGATGCTGGCCTGCTtcaaa TTGCGAGCATTCACAGACGGCAGCAGAGACGACCTGTCTCTCGGTCACGTGATCGTCCTCCTGCAGCACGATTGGCCGCAGGGAGAGACCCTCTTCCTGAAGGCGGTGGACAAAATTTGCGACCAGGGGAGTTTTCAGTACGAGAACTTCTTCAACTACGTCACCA ACATTGACATGTTGGAAGAGTTCGCGTATCTCCGTACGACAGAAGGTGGGCGGGTCCAACTGGAGTTATTGCCCAATCAGGGGATGCTAATTAA GAACCCCAGCCCCGCCCTGGGGGTGGAGTTAAATACCCTGCTGCTTCCTGGGGCTCAGAAGGCTGACAG GCATCACACTGTGACTCGGGGCATCACCAAAGGTGTGAAAGAAGATTTCCGGCTGGCCATGGAGCGCCAAGTGTCTCGCTGCGGAGAGAATCTCCTCGCCGTTCTACATCGATTCTGCATTAACGAGAAAATCATCCTCATCCAGTCCTTACCCTGA
- the ints10 gene encoding integrator complex subunit 10 isoform X2, translating to MSAQGDCDFLVKRARELVPKDPWAAKAWLITARTLYPADFNIQYEMYMIERNAERTSSAGRLLYDIFINFPEQPVVWREITVITAALRNDSQDKHALFLKGVFETLPGPVQCQMLLKATEQCFNTLEKAEMHLLLLKRFPESVVQHGVSLGESLLEAENMQDLDTPVNCYRKLFVCDVLPLIINNMDMRLPASLLHKYMHKAAEFYIGYVTRGPCADAQLPGPQEGGGLKSPGKGRGQRGVIDGLTEKSSLVAEPWERLLEIVGSVGLRCEWQGEKGTRTYSELLQRVKELCRYLPGLEGENFSRCCAQIVTCSTLVLFRSAHFYISTVQPSLFQGHNSLGSTPWVLVEDLSSVFHDIEPERLSGKHAHKKRKLADGREKTMSSDDEDALGKGRGRHILVSKTEMPAWTETLEHFRTARESWDLLHSHETLESEFNKICAAWKTESWLWFRIFLTDMIIYQGQYRKALSSLVQLSSLQPQQSQNTHTSASNLETHRALIQQASCHYALGEYRLACEKLLEVVSGLVPQTQEATKPSEEQTRGRNKAKKGNDLRLVPCTSKDILPFCLQLMLACFKLRAFTDGSRDDLSLGHVIVLLQHDWPQGETLFLKAVDKICDQGSFQYENFFNYVTNIDMLEEFAYLRTTEGGRVQLELLPNQGMLIKHHTVTRGITKGVKEDFRLAMERQVSRCGENLLAVLHRFCINEKIILIQSLP from the exons ATGTCGGCACAGGGGGATTGTGATTTCTTGGTGAAACGCGCGCGCGAGCTCGTGCCCAAAGACCCGTGGGCTGCTAAAGCTTGGCTGATCACCGCGCGCACTCTCTATCCGGCTGACTTCAACATACAG TATGAGATGTACATGATTGAGCGCAACGCAGAGAGGACCTCTTCAGCTGGCAGACTGCTCTATGACAT ATTTATTAATTTCCCGGAGCAGCCGGTGGTGTGGCGCGAGATCACCGTAATCACAGCAGCGTTGAGGAACGACAGTCAGGACAAGCATGCACTGTTCCTcaaag gtgtgtttGAGACTCTCCCAGGCCCTGTGCAGTGTCAGATGCTTTTGAAGGCCACTGAACAGTGTTTTAACACTCTGGAGAAAGCAGAGATGCACCTGCTGTTGCTGAAGAGATTCCCAGAGTCTGTGGTACAGCACGGG GTGAGTTTAGGAGAGTCGCTGCTGGAAGCAGAGAACATGCAGGACCTGGACACTCCAGTCAACTGTTACAGGAAACTGTTTG TATGCGACGTCCTGCCGTTGATCATCAATAATATGGACATGCGGCTACCCGCCAGTCTGTTGCACAAGTACATGCACAAAGCGGCCGAGTTTTACATCGGCTACGTGACACGAGGACCCTGCGCAGATGCACAGTTACCGG gaCCTCAGGAAGGGGGAGGGCTTAAGTCTCCCGGAAAGGGGCGGGGCCAGCGGGGCGTGATTGATGGCTTGACGGAGAAGTCATCGTTGGTGGCGGAGCCGTGGGAGAGGCTCCTGGAGATTGTTGGGTCGGTGGGGCTGAGGTGTGAGTGGCAGGGAGAGAAGGGCACCAG gacatACTCAGAGCTACTGCAGCGGGTGAAAGAGCTGTGCCGCTATTTGCCTGGTCTGGAGGGTGAGAATTTCTCTCGTTGCTGCGCCCAAATCGTCACCTGTTCCACGCTAGTGCTCTTCCGCAGTGCACacttctacatctctacagtgcagccctctctctttcagg GTCATAACTCACTGGGCTCGACTCCATGGGTTCTGGTGGAGGACCTTTCGAGTGTGTTTCACGACATCGAGCCTGAGAGACTGAGCGGCAAACACGCGCACAAAAAACGCAAACTCGCAGACGGGCGTGAGAAAACCATG agttcTGATGACGAGGACGCTCTGGGGAAGGGACGAGGAAGACACATTTTGGTCAGTAAGACTGAAATGCCAGCCTGGACCGAGACACTAGAGCATTTCAGAACAGCTAGAGAGAGCTGGGATCTCTTACACTCGCACGAGACTCTGGAATCAG agTTCAACAAGATCTGTGCAGCATGGAAGACCGAAAGCTGGCTTTGGTTCCGGATATTTCTCACCGATATGATCATATATCAG gGTCAGTACAGAAAAGCTCTGTCCAGTTTAGTGCAGCTGTCGTCTCTTCAGCCCCAGCAgagccagaacacacacacgtcagccTCCAACCTGGAGACACACCGAGCCTTAATCCAGCAAGCATCCTGTCACTACGCACTTGGGGAGTACcgg CTGGCCTGTGAGAAGCTGTTGGAGGTTGTAAGTGGTCTGGTGCCTCAAACCCAGGAAGCAACCAAGCCCAGCGAGGAGCAGACCCGAGGAAGAAACAAAGCTAAGAAAG GCAATGACTTGAGGCTCGTTCCCTGCACTAGCAAAGACATTTTGCCCTTTTGCCTGCAGTTGATGCTGGCCTGCTtcaaa TTGCGAGCATTCACAGACGGCAGCAGAGACGACCTGTCTCTCGGTCACGTGATCGTCCTCCTGCAGCACGATTGGCCGCAGGGAGAGACCCTCTTCCTGAAGGCGGTGGACAAAATTTGCGACCAGGGGAGTTTTCAGTACGAGAACTTCTTCAACTACGTCACCA ACATTGACATGTTGGAAGAGTTCGCGTATCTCCGTACGACAGAAGGTGGGCGGGTCCAACTGGAGTTATTGCCCAATCAGGGGATGCTAATTAA GCATCACACTGTGACTCGGGGCATCACCAAAGGTGTGAAAGAAGATTTCCGGCTGGCCATGGAGCGCCAAGTGTCTCGCTGCGGAGAGAATCTCCTCGCCGTTCTACATCGATTCTGCATTAACGAGAAAATCATCCTCATCCAGTCCTTACCCTGA
- the ints10 gene encoding integrator complex subunit 10 isoform X3, whose product MSAQGDCDFLVKRARELVPKDPWAAKAWLITARTLYPADFNIQYEMYMIERNAERTSSAGRLLYDIFINFPEQPVVWREITVITAALRNDSQDKHALFLKGVFETLPGPVQCQMLLKATEQCFNTLEKAEMHLLLLKRFPESVVQHGVSLGESLLEAENMQDLDTPVNCYRKLFVCDVLPLIINNMDMRLPASLLHKYMHKAAEFYIGYVTRGPCADAQLPGPQEGGGLKSPGKGRGQRGVIDGLTEKSSLVAEPWERLLEIVGSVGLRCEWQGEKGTRTYSELLQRVKELCRYLPGLEGENFSRCCAQIVTCSTLVLFRSAHFYISTVQPSLFQGHNSLGSTPWVLVEDLSSVFHDIEPERLSGKHAHKKRKLADGREKTMSSDDEDALGKGRGRHILVSKTEMPAWTETLEHFRTARESWDLLHSHETLESEFNKICAAWKTESWLWFRIFLTDMIIYQGQYRKALSSLVQLSSLQPQQSQNTHTSASNLETHRALIQQASCHYALGEYRLACEKLLEVVSGLVPQTQEATKPSEEQTRGRNKAKKGNDLRLVPCTSKDILPFCLQLMLACFKLRAFTDGSRDDLSLGHVIVLLQHDWPQGETLFLKAVDKICDQGSFQYENFFNYVTNIDMLEEFAYLRTTEGGRVQLELLPNQGMLIKRKSLKR is encoded by the exons ATGTCGGCACAGGGGGATTGTGATTTCTTGGTGAAACGCGCGCGCGAGCTCGTGCCCAAAGACCCGTGGGCTGCTAAAGCTTGGCTGATCACCGCGCGCACTCTCTATCCGGCTGACTTCAACATACAG TATGAGATGTACATGATTGAGCGCAACGCAGAGAGGACCTCTTCAGCTGGCAGACTGCTCTATGACAT ATTTATTAATTTCCCGGAGCAGCCGGTGGTGTGGCGCGAGATCACCGTAATCACAGCAGCGTTGAGGAACGACAGTCAGGACAAGCATGCACTGTTCCTcaaag gtgtgtttGAGACTCTCCCAGGCCCTGTGCAGTGTCAGATGCTTTTGAAGGCCACTGAACAGTGTTTTAACACTCTGGAGAAAGCAGAGATGCACCTGCTGTTGCTGAAGAGATTCCCAGAGTCTGTGGTACAGCACGGG GTGAGTTTAGGAGAGTCGCTGCTGGAAGCAGAGAACATGCAGGACCTGGACACTCCAGTCAACTGTTACAGGAAACTGTTTG TATGCGACGTCCTGCCGTTGATCATCAATAATATGGACATGCGGCTACCCGCCAGTCTGTTGCACAAGTACATGCACAAAGCGGCCGAGTTTTACATCGGCTACGTGACACGAGGACCCTGCGCAGATGCACAGTTACCGG gaCCTCAGGAAGGGGGAGGGCTTAAGTCTCCCGGAAAGGGGCGGGGCCAGCGGGGCGTGATTGATGGCTTGACGGAGAAGTCATCGTTGGTGGCGGAGCCGTGGGAGAGGCTCCTGGAGATTGTTGGGTCGGTGGGGCTGAGGTGTGAGTGGCAGGGAGAGAAGGGCACCAG gacatACTCAGAGCTACTGCAGCGGGTGAAAGAGCTGTGCCGCTATTTGCCTGGTCTGGAGGGTGAGAATTTCTCTCGTTGCTGCGCCCAAATCGTCACCTGTTCCACGCTAGTGCTCTTCCGCAGTGCACacttctacatctctacagtgcagccctctctctttcagg GTCATAACTCACTGGGCTCGACTCCATGGGTTCTGGTGGAGGACCTTTCGAGTGTGTTTCACGACATCGAGCCTGAGAGACTGAGCGGCAAACACGCGCACAAAAAACGCAAACTCGCAGACGGGCGTGAGAAAACCATG agttcTGATGACGAGGACGCTCTGGGGAAGGGACGAGGAAGACACATTTTGGTCAGTAAGACTGAAATGCCAGCCTGGACCGAGACACTAGAGCATTTCAGAACAGCTAGAGAGAGCTGGGATCTCTTACACTCGCACGAGACTCTGGAATCAG agTTCAACAAGATCTGTGCAGCATGGAAGACCGAAAGCTGGCTTTGGTTCCGGATATTTCTCACCGATATGATCATATATCAG gGTCAGTACAGAAAAGCTCTGTCCAGTTTAGTGCAGCTGTCGTCTCTTCAGCCCCAGCAgagccagaacacacacacgtcagccTCCAACCTGGAGACACACCGAGCCTTAATCCAGCAAGCATCCTGTCACTACGCACTTGGGGAGTACcgg CTGGCCTGTGAGAAGCTGTTGGAGGTTGTAAGTGGTCTGGTGCCTCAAACCCAGGAAGCAACCAAGCCCAGCGAGGAGCAGACCCGAGGAAGAAACAAAGCTAAGAAAG GCAATGACTTGAGGCTCGTTCCCTGCACTAGCAAAGACATTTTGCCCTTTTGCCTGCAGTTGATGCTGGCCTGCTtcaaa TTGCGAGCATTCACAGACGGCAGCAGAGACGACCTGTCTCTCGGTCACGTGATCGTCCTCCTGCAGCACGATTGGCCGCAGGGAGAGACCCTCTTCCTGAAGGCGGTGGACAAAATTTGCGACCAGGGGAGTTTTCAGTACGAGAACTTCTTCAACTACGTCACCA ACATTGACATGTTGGAAGAGTTCGCGTATCTCCGTACGACAGAAGGTGGGCGGGTCCAACTGGAGTTATTGCCCAATCAGGGGATGCTAATTAA AAGAAAGTCATTGAAAAGGTAA
- the LOC131370613 gene encoding interferon-induced protein 44-like, giving the protein MTSFWKSLFSKQPQPNAKADKDIVVQFDDPWREIKWDSKTEIVEEVKELALSNPDIKHLRFLMTGPVGAGKSSFVNSVNSVFQNRITNKAIMATSTEISCTEIYKGYKIKNGESGTLSFMFFDMMGVEKGSKKGVDVHDLNNALLGHLPDGYKFNQHSCMSTDDTGYISKPSLDGKTHCLVCAVDGNTISQLDAEIVDKIKQSFKAAAKLGISQVIVMTKIDEICPLVKEKLRNVYKSKKIKEKMKECSNILSVPMTCIFPVKNYHEETKTNDDIDVLLLNALKQMIHYANDYTEEL; this is encoded by the exons ATGACTTCCTTCTGGAAAT CTTTATTCAGTAAGCAGCCACAGCCCAATGCTAAAG CGGATAAAGACATTGTTGTCC agttTGATGATCCATGGAGAGAAATAAAATGGGA CAGCAAAACTGAGATAGTAGAGGAGGTGAAAGAACTTGCCCTCTCCAATCCAGACATCAAGCATCTCCGATTTCTGATGACAGGACCCGTTGGGGCTGGAAAATCCAGCTTTGTGAATTCAGTCAATAGTGTGTTTCAAAACAGAATTACGAACAAAGCAATCATGGCAACATCAACAGAAATCAGTTGCACCGAAATA TACAAAGGCTACAAAATCAAAAACGGAGAGTCTGGAACTTTATCGTTTATGTTCTTCGATATGATGGGTGTGGAAAAGGGTAGCAAAAAAGGAGTTGACGTACACGATTTGAATAATGCATTGCTTGGCCATTTGCCTGATGGATATAAG TTTAATCAGCACAGTTGCATGAGTACTGATGACACAGGCTACATTAGCAAACCTTCACTGGACGGAAAAACACACTGTCTGGTCTGTGCTGTAGATGGAAACACCATTTCTCAGCTGGATGCAGAGATTGTTGACAAAATCAAACAAAGCTTTAAAGCAGCTGCAAAACTTG GAATCTCTCAAGTTATTGTCATGACCAAGATTGACGAAATCTGTCCTCTGGTCAAGGAGAAACTGAGAAATGTCTACAAGAGCAAGAAAATTAAGGAGAAG ATGAAGGAATGCAGTAACATTCTGTCAGTCCCAATGACCTGTATCTTTCCTGTGAAGAACTACCACGAGGAGACCAAAACAAACGACGACATCGATGTCCTCCTGCTGAATGCACTGAAACAAATGATACATTATGCCAATGATTATACTGAAGAGCTCTAA